The genomic window CGCGGCGACCGCGGGCGAAGGTGCGCCTTCCGGCCGCGGCCGCGGGGCCCACCAGGCCGGCGCGATCGCCACCAGGAGCGCCGCGGCGGCCGCCGAAGCGACGATCGCCGGGGCGGCCCAGGCCCGCCGGGGCCTGCTCACCGCCTCTCCGGTCGGCGCCGCGGCCACGCCGAAGACCCTCAGGTGGGGCCGGCGGGCCGGCCCCGGCATCGCCGGCCGGGCGGCGTCGAGCTGCGCGTCGATGGCGGACCAGACGAGGTCCCAGGCATCCGGGCCGGGCGTCGCGGGGGCGGTGGCGTCCCAGAGCCGCTCCAGCCTCGCCGCCTCGTCCGCCCGTCGGGCGCAGTCCGGGCAGGAGGCCAGGTGCCGCGCCACGGCCGGCTCGTCGGCCCCCGTGCCGGGGCTGCTCAGGGCATGGATCACGTCATCGCATCGCATCGTTCGCTCATCCTCTCCCGACCGCCCGGCAACCCGGGCCCGGCCGGCTTCCTCATCGTCCGATATCCGAGGGCTACTCCGGCTCATGACTCGACCGCGGGTCGTGCGGGCGTGATTCGCGGCGGCTCGGCTCGTCCATCCCCTTCAGGGCGTCCCAGTCGAGGGCCTGCTGGAGCTTGGTCCGGGCGGCGTTGATCCGGCTCATGACCGTACCGATCGCGATCCCCTGGGCCTCGGCGATGTCCTTGTAACTCATCCCCAGCTCGGCGAACAGGACGAAGGTCGTGCGGATCTTGACGCTCAGCCCGCCCAGGGCCGCGTCGAGGGCCCTGCGGAGGTCCTGCCGGTGCAGGCCGCGGGCGGGATCCTCGTAGCCGGCCGGCTCCGGCAGCCCCGTCGTCCCGTCGCCGATCGACAGGCGGGGCCGCCGCTTCCGCTTCCGGCCCGCGTCCAGGGCCGCGTTCGCCACGATCCTCAGCAGCCAGTATCGGAACCCGCTCCGGCCGTCGAAGTCCTGGATCGCCAGGAACGCCTTGATGAACGCATCCTGCACCGCGTCGAGCGCGTCCTGCTCGTTCCCCAGCAGCCGGTAGGCCGCCCGATACGCATCCGTCCGATGCCGCAGGAAGAGCTCCTCGCAGGCCGAGCGGTCCCGGCCCCGCGCACGCTCGACCAGGATCTCATCGGCCGTCTGCACGCTCGGAGGGGCCTCAGTCATGCGTTCACCTGACCGACTAGACGACGAGTCCGCGGACATTATTCGGGCCGAGGCCCGCTCGCCTCCACGGTCGTCGAGCCCCGGACCTCCCGGGAGCACGCGAAGTACCAGAAACGCCGAAGCCCATCCAGATGCAACACGAAGCCTCAGGCCCGGCCCCGGCATGCCGCCACGCCGGGGAACGGATGGCCCGCCGCAAACCTGGGCGGACGGTCGAGATATCAGGTCGGGCCCGGCCGCCATGACGCTGTACTGTGTCCGGATCTCGCAAATCTTTATCCTGCTGCCTGATTCGTTGATTGCAGCTCCATTCTCCCTTCTTGAACGTCTGCGTATCCCTCACTAGAATTCTCAGGCTGTCTTAAAAGCTACGTCGAGAGCTTGCTCCGTCTGGTGGCGACTTCCCCGACCTCTCCCCTCTCGTCCATCGAGAGTTATGAGCACATGGATGGAGGATTGTTAACGCAGGGCGGATCGAATTCCCGAACGGGCCGTTCTTGTGTGCGCGTGCATCTGTGGAGAACGATACCGGACGGTCCACGCCTTCTTCAGGCGGAGGATCGCGGCCGGCCACCGGCCCGACCCGTGCCGGTCCGCGCCGCGACAGTCGGATGGGCGCCACGTCCCCGATTCCGGGGCGTGGCCCGGCCGGCCCGTCGCTGACATCCGCCCTCTGGCGATCCGCCCGGTGGACCGGGATCGTGGGCCGCCGGGGCCCGTCCCCGCGCCAGGGCGGCTTCGCAACCCCCGGATCCCGGGCCGGCCGCCCCCGGGGCCAGTGACGATCGATCGGGGGATGGGAGGACGCCGCTGCGGAAGGGCCCGGCCGCCCTTGGCGGCGCGCCGTGTGCGGCCCTGAGGTTAAGAAGGCTCGCGCAGGGCGGCGTGGAGCTGGCATGCCCTGGCGTCGCGCGGGAGGGGCCTACCGACGCCGCGAACCGTCCGGTGGGACCGCCGATCCGGTCGATCTCACCGGCCCGCCGGCGAGGGACGGGCGGCCTCGCCCCCGCGGAGGGCCCGTGATGAACACGATCCGAGTAGTCATCGCCGACGACCATCCCATCGAGCGGCGGGGGATCTGCCTCATCCTGGAGGAGACCCCGGGGATCGAGGTGGTCGCCGAGGCCGCCGACGCCGACCAGGCCGTGGCGGCCGTCGCGGCCCATCGGCCCGACGTGCTGATCACCGAGATGGGCCTGCCGGGGCGGAGCGGCCTGGACCTGGCCGAGCGGGTGACCAGGGAGTTCCCGAGGACGCAGACCCTGGTCCTGTCGATGCGGGCGAGCAGGTCCCACGCCCGGCTGGCCATGGCGATGGGGGCCTTGGGATATCTCGCCAAGAATGTCGATGCGTCCGAGTATGCCGCCGCGGTGCGGGCGATCGCCCGAGGCGAGAGCTACGTGGCCCTTCCCGCCGCGGGGCCCCCGGCCGCCGAGCGTGAGCAGCCCGACCACGCCGGCGAGCGAAACCCCGCCTCCTTGACGCCGCGTCAACTTTGGGTGCTGAAGCTGGTCGCCGAGGGGCTCACGAGCAAGGCGGTCGCACGCCGGATGGGGATCAGCACGAGGACCGTGGAGGTCCATCGACGTCAGATCATGCAACGCCTGCGCATCCGAGACCTTGCGGGATTGGTTCGCTACGCGATCCGCAACAAGCTCATCGACGAGCGGGGCGAGGATCCGCCTCGACGCACCTAGAACCTGACGGCGACTCGGGGAATTCCCGCCCGGATGCCGATTTTTATAGGGGAATCTCTTACGTATTATTCGGTACAGACAGGCCGTCAAAGCCATTCTAGGATTAACTTTAGACGGATGGTCTCAGGCCCGCTTGAATGTTCCGAGTCCTCGCGGGCGGGGCGCGTCGGCGAACGGTGGACCACCCCAGGCCGCGGCGAACGCCGGAGGCCTCGTCCGAATCCTCGCGGGGCTGAGATCGGGAACCCGTCGTCCGGCCTGGGGGCCATCCGTGCCCCTCCGGACTCGCGTGGCGTGCGGCGGCGAGACGTGCTCACCGTCGTCTTCCGAACCTTTCTGAAGGGCTATGGATTCGCGACCATGTGGGCGGACGTCAGGCCCGTCCAGTCCGCGGGTTGACCTCGGGCCGGGCCGGCCCCGTCGTCTCGAGTGAGCGGCATGCCGGGGTTCATGATCCAACGGCGGCGCGTCGCCCGGCCGCGGCCGGGGAACGTCCGCCGCGGCCGGGGAACGTCCGCCGCGGACGGCCAGTCCTCGGGGCCGGAGGGGGGGATG from Aquisphaera giovannonii includes these protein-coding regions:
- a CDS encoding response regulator gives rise to the protein MNTIRVVIADDHPIERRGICLILEETPGIEVVAEAADADQAVAAVAAHRPDVLITEMGLPGRSGLDLAERVTREFPRTQTLVLSMRASRSHARLAMAMGALGYLAKNVDASEYAAAVRAIARGESYVALPAAGPPAAEREQPDHAGERNPASLTPRQLWVLKLVAEGLTSKAVARRMGISTRTVEVHRRQIMQRLRIRDLAGLVRYAIRNKLIDERGEDPPRRT
- a CDS encoding RNA polymerase sigma factor, whose amino-acid sequence is MTEAPPSVQTADEILVERARGRDRSACEELFLRHRTDAYRAAYRLLGNEQDALDAVQDAFIKAFLAIQDFDGRSGFRYWLLRIVANAALDAGRKRKRRPRLSIGDGTTGLPEPAGYEDPARGLHRQDLRRALDAALGGLSVKIRTTFVLFAELGMSYKDIAEAQGIAIGTVMSRINAARTKLQQALDWDALKGMDEPSRRESRPHDPRSSHEPE